The sequence CCATTTTAATATTTTTGCTTGGAGAAAGGTCCGATTGATTCTTTGtgatgattttttgttgttgcgttTTCACGGATCTCTATGAGTCAAGCTGCCTTCTGAGTGCACATATGCATGCTTTTAAACTTTTCTGTCCAGGAAAAACATATCAATGTTCTGAAAATTATAATGGTTTTGTAGACGGTTTCCATTCCTCCTAAATCTGCAATCATTTAGGAGATTACCTTACCCATTCCCCGCATCTGAAAATATCTCCCCCACCGGGTGGGGAATATGTCTCTTTGAGCCTTGGCTTTACCTTCCAGCATCCTTTTTCAAATTAATGCAATTACTGTCTATTTCATGCAGAATTCGATACCTCGACATAACTTACATACAGGGccacaactttggttttagaagtgggggaaCGACATAATTTTTATTTAAAATATCCAGTCAGAttaacactccaaacagcctacccgactgCTCGGAGGCATCCGCATGGTCCTAACGCACACCGTTGTCTCAtgttgtatcacattccaattatAAAACTGGAgaggacaaaaatgcaatttcagaatttggaggggggggggggtgcgacATGTCCCCTGTCACCcttccccagtgaaagttgcgcccctgttTACATATACCACATACCACGCACCGTTTTTttcaactgcttacacacaaaatcttttcatgtcacacgatttttgaaacctctcactcaaagtgcaaaactacacaccaaatatccaaaaccataagctatttatttctcagcctttgactcagttgtcaattgcataaaacacttttttcaaaagtgacttgctttccttttccaaacacaaccaatcaaaatgctacacttattcaccaggtcacacacacactcctcacatgtgcaaacactaatagcttaactgatcactaaccaatcactgctttactgtggtataggcctataaataggtcaaaggtcagattacctgttttgaacaatggatgccaaaaatggacagagagcaagaggagtaggaggagtaggaagaagaggatgagggcaaagaagagaaggaaggagagaaggaaggagagccatctctgatgagattagggcaacacttgttgatcatgtgatcaaccatggtttgaccatgagagaggctggactgagagtccagcccaacttaagtcgatttacagtggcgtccattattcgaaccttcagaaatgagaacaggtatgcaactatctaatgactattttagcattacagtaatgtactgtaaaatacatatgactgcatagtattgcataaacatttgtaactctaaggcatccatttactgcactgcattgaatgaatgaggttggttatcatgctgtCCAACATTTTTTTGTGcattgtttacagttcctatgctgaacacatactgtgtttgaattctgtacagagtggaaaggcaaagacatcatggaggacgaggacacttgtttacagatgtacaagagactgcaattataaatatggttttggccaacaatgcaattaggattcgagagataagagagcatatcttgaataatgacaccatatttaacaacatcaaggctgtaagcctgtcgaccatacaaggcatcctccaacggcaccgagtgacgatgaaacaactttacagggtgccatttgagagaaactctgacagagtcaagaatatgcgacatgactttgtagaggtatgtatgcaacactacttccagtacttcagacataccatatttactcatctgtatatccttttgtcttacagagagtattggagctggatgcccatgTAATTCGCCATTAATTTATTTATGTTGATGAggttggcttcaacctcaccaaaaGCAGGCGCCACGGAAGAAATGTAATAGGACAGTAAGGCAATtaccaatgtccctggacagcgtgggggtaatataactatggacagcgtgggggtaatataaccatgtgtgctgccatcactcaaaacggggtcctccatcacaatgccacactgggtccgtacaacACCGGCCATATGCTCACTTTTCTGGATGCAATTTACACAATGCTTGTCCCCGATACAGATCAGAAGCCTGCTAGATTTGTGGTTTTATGGGACAATGTTTGTTTTCACCGGGCTTGTTTTGGTCCAAAACTGGTTAGCCACCCATCCACAATTTGTAGTTTTGTACCTACCCCCATATTCACCTTTTCTAAATCCCATAGAAGAATTATTCTCAACCTGGcgctggaaagtgtatgatcgccaaccctatgcctgcatgccgcttctccaggcaatggaggacgcatgtggggacatagaggttgcctctgtccaaggttggttacgccatgctaggagatgtTCCCTCaatgtttggcaagagaaaacgtatattgtgatgtggacgaagtattgtggccagacccaggccggagaagagatgaagCGTAGTTTAGCACTGGTGACTGgatttagaacaacagtgtttacgtggtatatccaaaaatgtactattatgaaagcagtgtttgccatttgatgcaaatgcttcattctgacatgtgtgtttatggcattttgaatgcagctttacattttgaaggagatgtgaggcattttgtgtgtgcagttttgggaattgtgtgtagagttttgaaaaaaggagacagttttgaaaacttGTGTAAGCAGTTAGAAAAAACTGTAATGGGATAGTTCACTCAAGCTATCGTTTAGTATTTTGTTCTTTTGTCCACTAGTTTTTGAGTAATCCTTTAAGATTATTGAATAGTATTGGATCTGTTTTGCAACATTTATTTGCAATGAAGTATTCAGTTCAAGGTCAAATATAATATCAGTTACACATCTGAATTGATGACACTGAACAAGTGAGTCAGTCTGGGTCTCGTTCTTCCTTTAGTTCTATTTTTAAACAGGGACATTAGTCAGAAATCCAAATCCTAaaatgacagagggaaagaggggggctGGGACAGGAATTACATCTCTATTTGTTTATCATCACAATGGTTGTTGCTGTGTAACTCAACACTGATCCATGTTATTCGATTCAAAAGAAaacattcagtgtgtgtgtgtgtgtgtgtgtgtgtgtgtgtgtgtgtgtgtgtgtgtgtgtgtgtgtgtgtgtgtgtgtgtgtgtgtgtgtgtgtgtgtgtgtgtgtgtgtgtgtgtgtgtgtgtgtgtgtgtgtgtgacctgggcTCAAATACTCTTAGGGTATTTCAATTACTTTCAAAGACATTTGGCGGTAAGTATTTAGATATGTTTTTAGTTGAATATTGGAATGTATTTGGAGATACACTTAGAAAGTATATAATTTGCATctattatttgttattttctAACATTGCCATGTAGCAGTACAGAACCATCACTAGACCAGCACAAAGGCCAGATGCGCAATTAAAGGGGAAATACACTCAAAAAtcaaaatgtgtttgttttcttccagacctaaaaaataaaatatttggaAGTGATTTAAGCATTGACATGGACTCAGTACATCCAATTTCGTTGTTTTTTTCTGAGAAATTGTcattttgagagtgaaaaacaACCTAAAACCGAGAAAAATAAAACCGAGAACATAATTTGGGAAAAATATAAAACATAATTTGGCGTAAAAGTTAAAGATTTTATCAGGCCCCCCtttattaaccattattttaccaggtatacTGACAGAAAACAGTGCGATACGTTCTCTTTAAGGACCCGAGGAAGAGATGCAGGGGAGAAAAAGCAGAGAAGAATGTTCCTGTTTGAAAGCTAGAAAGAAAATGCAGCTTGTGAcatgtacattttttttaaagtagctctcatgctagaaaaggttggagacccctgcccTAAAGCATCAGTCTGGTAGATACGTGTGTGCATCAATTCCTCTCATTGTGCAGTGAGACGATCTCCCTCTCATGCATGTatgaggggcagggagagagagacattgtccCGCTACACAATAAGAGCATTTGACATTATTTGAAATTATAGCTCCACCTGTCAGGGAGTTAAAGGCCTCTTCCACTAGCCCTGACATTGTGTGAGTGCAAGCAGGAGGAGATAGGGGCCCCTAAGcggaagtgtatgtgtgtgtctgtgtgggtggacagcCTGGCGAGCTGTTGCTAACTTGCATccactcctgtcctccctcccattctctccctACCCACAGCAGTTTAAAagcgtcagcatgcttcagttcggctaGTACCTAACCAAAGTCGGCTAGCCGACTCAAACGAGTGTGCTCACATACTCCCTTAAAACACTTTcacttgaaaaacaagaaaaaagtGGCCATAGTAGGACTACCGTTTGTCAATTTTGAGATGccatagccagtatacacttcctcagaATATACAGAATTCATCTTAGAAAACTCAAGTCTGTCATTAATTTTGTCGTTTTTGCCTTggagatgtttggtgcagtatatCTCAATGAAAAAATGTGTATAAAAACGAGTcctctctcgttgaatgacaacagatttttattgaagaatccctactgttgaccaataacCGATGAAGGGGCTTAGACTTTGGCTCCGAACACTGGCTTGCCTCAAGAAAAGATTTGAACATGCCCTAACAACCCTCACCGAAGTCCCAAACTAACaaaaacgtaacaaaatatgtcataatatatgcacaaactatTCCGAACTGTTTCGTCTGGGAAGCATGTGGATGCCTTTACTCAGCGATCAAGTATGCCAcacaggggcgcaactttggttttagaagttgGGGGACATAATGTATTTTTTCAATTTGTATTATTATAATTTGGGggggataaacactccaaacagcctacccaacCGCTTGGAggtgtccgcatggtcctaaagcacacattCCAATTATAAAActgggggggacaaaaatgcaatttcaaaatgtgtgtgggaaggggggggggggcagacatgTCATGTCCCCtccgtccccagtgaaagttgcacccctgatGCCACATATGACCTACACCCTCAGGGGAGGCTTCGGGGGCTGCTGCAAAATTTAAACCCATTACTGAAATGTCCTAGAGCCAAGGAATGTTCTCTATCTGACATTGGAAGGTTGACTTCACCCCACTTTaaacagacacatactgtataaagGAAGTGTTTGCCTGTAAGTATCTCAGGCTGAAATGAATGAAGAATTTACAGGAAAACTGATTTAATGAACGAAACAAACTTAAACTGAATGGGTAAAGGGTAAAGTTGTACCAAAGCCTGCTTGCAAACCAATGCAGATGAAATGGTAGGATATCCTGCATGCTCTTTTCTTTGAGGCATGATGACTTTAGTTGAGTACAGAGTCACAGCTGACAAGTCTGTTGATACTGTATCTCATTTTATTAGGCTACACATGATATCATCCCACTGAGCAAAAATgtgttgaatcaacattgtttccaagtCATTTCATCCCCAAAAAATGTAATGTGATGAGTTCAATTAAAtgtcaaccaaatgtaaatcaaaactagatggtgaactgacgtctgtgcccagtgggatataTACATGTATATCTGTAGATATAGGAGCATCTAGTGCCTATAGAAAAAAATGTAATAGAGAATAGACATTCATAGTTAATTCACTTTTAATATACTTTTTTTACAGAGGAAAATTAGACACACTGTATAACTTTATGCATATGTAGTGGACTGCACCGCACATGGCGCTGTTCAGCACCACGTCTACCCGCTTATCAATACACCGGTGATTAGGTCCATTTGACTGTCAGTCCAAGGTTATAAAGAGGAGGAGTGACAGAGTACTGTTCTTGCAGCACTTAGACCTTACACAATCACAGATGAGATGACTGTCAAGTAGCCTCGGCTATAGGCCTACACCAGGGGTATCCAACAGGTTGATCGTGAGCTACCAATAGCTCGCAGCCCACCTATGAGTAGCTCaacaaacaattctgaaagtacATGCAATTTTGAAGTGTTCCACCACAAACTGTCATAAATAAATCTCACAATTATCAGACACCGTAAGCTCCCAGCTACTACGCAATCAAAGCAACATTGACATTATCCCACTTGTGGGTTGACAGAAATACTTTccccaaaaccttctcaattaaatgttaactgcaaatTAAAGGTATATAATTTGTATctattatttgttattttctAAATTTGCCATGAAATGAGCAGTAGAGGTACAGAACCATCACTAGACCAGCACATTAGACAGCACATTCCTCACTTGCAGATGAgcaattaaagggccagatgtGCAATTAAAGAAATGCACTCAAAAATCGAAATGTGTTCGTTTTCTTCCATAATATCTAAAACCAGGAAAAATCTAAATATAAAACAATTTGGGGAAGAAATCACAGATTTTATAGGGCTCCCCTTAGAGTTGTTTATTACAAATATTTTACCAGGTATATTGAGAGTGAAAACAGTGCAATACTTTCTCTTCAAGGACCCGAGGAAGAGATGcatgggagaggagaagagaagaatgtgCCTATTTGAAAGCTAGAAAAAAAACTGTAACTAGCCACATGTTTCGTTTTTTTAAAGTAGCTCTCAtgctagaaaaggttggagacTCCTGGTTGGTAACTCCTGGTTGGAGACTCCTGGTTGGTGACTCCTGGTTGGAGACTCCTGGTTGGTGACTCCTGGTTGGAGACTCCTGGTTGGTGACTCCTGGTTAGAGACTCCTGGTTGGAGACTCCTGGTTGGAGACTCCTGGTTGGAGACTCTTGGTTGGTGACTCCTGGTTGGTGGCTCCTGGTTGGAGACTCTTGGTTGGAGACTCCTGGTCGGTGACTCCTGGTTGGAGACTCTTGGTTGGTGGCTCCTGGTTGGAGACTCCTGGTTGGAGACTCCTGGTTGGTGACTCCTGGTTGGTGGCTCCTGGTTGGAGACTCCTGGTTGGTGACTCCTGGTTGGAGACTCCTGGTTGGAGACTCCTGGTTGGTGACTCCTGGTTGGAGACTCCTGGTTGGTGACTCCTGGTTGGTGGCTCCTGGTTCGAGACTCCTAGTTGGTGACTCCTGGTTGGAGACTCCTGGTTGGTGACTCCTGGCCTACACCAATGTTGGAAAAGTGACATTATTACACTAATGAACTTATATTTTGAGACATTTTACAATGGGTCACCAAGTTCTTTATCGTGATTTTATTATCATTTGTGATCTCGCAATGGATGTTTTTGGGGCATATACTGTAGGTCCATTAAAGCTGTGCGCTGTGAAGAGGGATGATTTGACTCAGCTATGAACTGTCAAAGCTTCTGTCCAAGCTTGGGGTTTGTACTCCTGCTCTGTGGTCTTGCAGCAGGGGAATGTAGGTGTCACTGTGACAGGAGCGCATGGCATTGTCCCACACTCCGGCCGCGACACCGACTGATCTGCGCTGTATGTGGGGCCTGCTCTCCTCTGCACATGCCTCGCTGGAACGCAGCGCCATCAGTTCGATCTCGTGTTTGGCCGCGGTCTCGAGCACCTGCTGCTTATTGTAGAATATGACGAAGTTGTTGATGATAGGGTGTATGGGCAGCGCGATGGCAATCACCCCGCAGAGGAAGCTGACGGCCGCGTTGCACCGACCCAGCGTGGTCTTGGGGTAGATGTCTCCATAGCCCACGGTGGTCATGGTGATGACGGCCCACCAAAAGGACTGCGGGATGCTGGTGAACATGGTCTCCGGGTGGCTCTGCTCCAAAGTGTAGGCCAGTGCCGAGAACAAGAAGACGCCCACGCCCATGTACATGAGCAGCATCCCCAGCTCGCTGAAGCTGCTTTTCAGGGCCGAGGTCAGAGTCTGCAGCCCAGAGGAGTGGCGCGCCAGCTTGAAGATGCGCGCAATGCGCATGATGCGCAGCGCCTGCACCGCCTGCTGCACGTTAGCCAGCTCCATCATAGCCGTGCCCAGAGAAGTCAAAGTCAGCACCACGTAAAAGGGCATGATGGCCATGAAATCTATGATGTTCATGAAGGACAGGACAAATTTCACTTTATTCGGGGACGATATCAAGCGCAGAACGTATTCAACGGTGAACCAGCCGATACACGTGGTCTCGATGGCCTCCAAGATCGGGTGTTCCATGTGATTGCCCTCAGCGTCCTCCACCTGCAGGTCAGGGATGGTGCCTACGCACATCACCACCGAGGAGAtgaggatgaagaggaaagacacTACGGCGATGACGCGCGCGGACAGCGACGACTCCGGCTTCTCCAAAAGCTTCCACAAGCACATTTGGAAACATTGCCAGCTCCTGGCAGAGGGGTCCCCTTCCCGGTCGACCAGAATAGTTTGAACCTTCTCTGCGATCTCTGCAAGCTCGTCCTCCGCCTCCTGTAGGTCGCCTTTACAGCAATCGTCCAGGAAATATAAGTCGATTTTCCAGAACTCCATCTCCTTTACGAAACAAATTGGACAGATGCCCCGTTTAATATGTATCTCCCCGTAGTAATACAGCTCAATTATACACTTAAACGCGTCCGGGTCTCTGTCAAAATAAAATTCACCTTTCCCTGAGTCATAGTCGTCACAAAGCGAGGATAAGTCCTCCAAACACCACTTGGAGGTGTTCCACAGTTCCGCTAGTCGGGTCTCCGGAAAACGGTTCAGCACATCCCCACACAACACCTGTATTACTCCACCGATGTTCAGGACAATCCCGGTCTCCTCACTGGCCTCCGAGCCATTGCAATCAGCATATCGCGTCCTCGTTATTCCCCACATACTTGTCCGTGTAGCCTATATTGTTGATTTACTCCAAGAAAATCTGAATTAATATAGTTTGCCTGTATTAATGCAACTAGTCTACGCTAGGATACTTGCGTAGGAAACTGCGTGCGTAAAAGACTGCAGAACATCAAAGGAAAACGACAAGTTTTCAGATCTCCTTAAATGTTTGACACAAAtgtataggcctataggctaagCTTCATTCGAACCTGGAAAAAATCCACATGTATCTTTTGCGTAGAGCTGTAGCAAGCAATGCCGAATGAACAGGCGTCTCTTCTCCCACTAGTCCGTCATCAGAAAATAAGAGAGCGCCTCTCTGTGCCTGCTGTTAAAAGTTGGACTACTGTGCATCAGTGCGCAGTCTTGCAGAATACGCGTCACAACAAATATAAATATGTGAGGCTGCTAATGAATAGTGGAGTAACTAGAGGCAGAGAGCTACAGGAAAGTGTGGGGGAAGTGGGAGAAGAGCTGTAATAAATTGTGTTTTATGGTAAAGAGACGACATTAGCCAGGAAACGGACATATATCACATGGCAGAAAACATTGTCCCCACTACCAGTCCAATACCATTTGTCTATTTCCTCGTGGAGGTAGCCTACCCCAAGGGTAAAACAACAAGCAAATCTGTCTCAGGCTAGCTTTTGAAAAATGTTTCGGCTTGTGTGCACAAATATATTGCCTGTCAAGAAAGGTACATCTCTGTTGTCAAGGAATACATTTCAACAA is a genomic window of Oncorhynchus gorbuscha isolate QuinsamMale2020 ecotype Even-year linkage group LG12, OgorEven_v1.0, whole genome shotgun sequence containing:
- the LOC123991565 gene encoding potassium voltage-gated channel subfamily F member 1-like, whose translation is MWGITRTRYADCNGSEASEETGIVLNIGGVIQVLCGDVLNRFPETRLAELWNTSKWCLEDLSSLCDDYDSGKGEFYFDRDPDAFKCIIELYYYGEIHIKRGICPICFVKEMEFWKIDLYFLDDCCKGDLQEAEDELAEIAEKVQTILVDREGDPSARSWQCFQMCLWKLLEKPESSLSARVIAVVSFLFILISSVVMCVGTIPDLQVEDAEGNHMEHPILEAIETTCIGWFTVEYVLRLISSPNKVKFVLSFMNIIDFMAIMPFYVVLTLTSLGTAMMELANVQQAVQALRIMRIARIFKLARHSSGLQTLTSALKSSFSELGMLLMYMGVGVFLFSALAYTLEQSHPETMFTSIPQSFWWAVITMTTVGYGDIYPKTTLGRCNAAVSFLCGVIAIALPIHPIINNFVIFYNKQQVLETAAKHEIELMALRSSEACAEESRPHIQRRSVGVAAGVWDNAMRSCHSDTYIPLLQDHRAGVQTPSLDRSFDSS